GGGACTGGAAACGTGAAACAAATCAAAACACCTTCAAGAGAATCGAACCATGTCGTAAGATATGGAGATAACCTTGGAGGTGTTTTTGCGTTGGCAACTAAAGGGAGTTATCCCAAAGAAATATAGATGAAAGCCATAGAAATGAGACTGGCAGGAGTTCTGATCAGAGAAGTTATGGAACAGCTGGGAATACGGAATAAGACACAGCTAAAGACATGGATGAGATGGTATCGGAAGGGCGAAGTACATCGTTTGGAGCAGCCCGTGGGTAAACAATAAACTATGGAGTTGATATTTACTCTTGGTATTGGGTCGACAACATAATGGGGAAAAGCACAGGTGAGTGAAGCAATTTTTGCCTAATGGAAACACTTTAAATTAGGTTCTACTTCATTGAAATATTGCAAAAAGGTTTCTGTAGACCCACACGATATTCGTTTGCTAATGTTTATTTTACACGAATAAAAAAGGTTGTGATGTGCTTGAATAGTTCAAAGACTGCTTTCTTATCTGTACTCAGCAACACATTTGTCGTTTTGCTAAAACTTGCTATAGGAATAGTAACGGGGTCTGTAGCCGTTATTTCGGAAGCAATCCACTCCACCTTGGATTTAGTTGGTTCGTTAATAGCCTTCTTCTCGGTCCGATTATCTAGTCGTTCTGCGGACAAAAACCATCCATATGGCCATGGCAAAGTGGAAAATATTTCAGGAACGATTGAAACCATACTTATCTTTGTTGCCGGAATCTGGATTATTTATGAGTGTGTCCATAAAATATTGAATCCAACTACCATCAAACTTCCCTTTCTGGGTATCATCGTTATGCTTGTTGGAGCAGGGGTCAATTTTATTGTTTCTCGGAAGGTTAAAAAGGCGGCGGATGAATTTCATTCTGTTGCAATGAAATCTAATGCCCTGCATTTGCTTACTGATGTTTTCACATCTTTGGGTGTTGCGGTCAGTTTATTATTGGTCACCCTTACCGGATGGACGATACTGGACCCTATTATTGGGATCGTCTTGGCCCTTTATATCATGAGAGAAGCCTATAAGCTTATGAAAGAATCATTTCCTCCTCTGATTGACGCACGATTGACAGAAGAAGAGGAGAGCGAAATTCTACGGGTAATTGAACTATTCAAAGAGAGATATATTGAATTTCATGATTTTCGCACCCGGAGATCTGGTCCAGAAGAATATGTGGACTTCCACCTTGTGACTCCATCCACGATGGATGTTCTTACTGCGCATCAACTATGCGACGAAATTGAACAAGCCATTAAGGCAGTATTTGAACATTCCCAGGTATTGATTCACGTTGAACCGGATCACGAGCGGCTGGCAAATCAACCTCTGTCATCATAAAAAAGAGTTGAAGATATGTTTAAAAACTTATTCATAAAAAATAAAGCATCCCATTGAGGAAACCAAACGGGAACATGGTCACGGCAAAGAGTATTAAAGCAGTACCCAGGGGAGGAAGATGGGGATTATGGCTCAATTATTTGTTTGCCCACATTCACCTCGTCTACCTTCCATTGGTTATCAACAAATTTATAGAATACATAACGATCAACGAGCTCGAGATTGATAGGACCACTTTCAAAGTAAGCAGATTGGTGCATTCTCGCCGCTGTGGTGCTGTCGTAGGTAATATCGGCCTTTTTTGTTAGTATAGCGTTATTTTTAATACCATTACTATGAATAATCTTGTTTATAAATGAGTCCGTGAAATAAGGTCTGAAATATGTTCGAATTTGCGAATAGCTCGAGGGATCGGTGGCTTCATTTATCTTTGTATTAAGCACGTTTGTTCTCTCCTGACTCATTCTAGGCTTGGGCGACTCTGTATGGATAAAGATCTGTTGCTGTCCGATCGTAATGGTTGCTTTTCGTTCTTGTTCGGACCACAGCGCTGTTCCGCCAAAGACTTCAGCAAAAATACGTGCTGGTACATAAGTTGTTCCATTATCAATTTTTGCTGGTAAATCAAGCTTGAAAGCAGCGTTATTTAATAAAGCAGTCCGAGAATTAACACGCAGCAATAGCTCTTGTTTGCCACGAATAATCGTAATGCTTTTTTTTGCCTGGTTCCAGATCACTTCTGAATTGAATCTCTCTGAAACAGCACGTAATGGAATCAGCACTCGTCCATTTTCAAGTTTTCCATTGTCAACCGTATTCGAAAAATTATTGGCGAAGCTTATCGTTGGATTACCGATTAGTAAGGTACACACTAAAGAAAGTGTTAGTGCGATTATTGTTTTTTTCATAGATGTTTCCTTCCATGGTTCTATTAAATTCTTGACCCTAGCTCAATTCTTGTCGTCGGAAATTCTTCGCGATACGCTCCTCTTCAGTTAGATAAACGCAATCTTTATGGATAATGTTGCAGAATATAATATAGAACTATACCAACTTTGTAATATACGAATCAGGAGAAAACGTATGGGATACAAGACTCCACCATGTTACTCCAGTTATGCCAGTAATGTATAGTGCCAG
The window above is part of the Paenibacillus lutimineralis genome. Proteins encoded here:
- a CDS encoding helix-turn-helix domain-containing protein, which produces MKAIEMRLAGVLIREVMEQLGIRNKTQLKTWMRWYRKGEVHRLEQPVGKQ
- a CDS encoding stalk domain-containing protein, yielding MKKTIIALTLSLVCTLLIGNPTISFANNFSNTVDNGKLENGRVLIPLRAVSERFNSEVIWNQAKKSITIIRGKQELLLRVNSRTALLNNAAFKLDLPAKIDNGTTYVPARIFAEVFGGTALWSEQERKATITIGQQQIFIHTESPKPRMSQERTNVLNTKINEATDPSSYSQIRTYFRPYFTDSFINKIIHSNGIKNNAILTKKADITYDSTTAARMHQSAYFESGPINLELVDRYVFYKFVDNQWKVDEVNVGKQIIEP